A segment of the Centropristis striata isolate RG_2023a ecotype Rhode Island chromosome 15, C.striata_1.0, whole genome shotgun sequence genome:
ACgtgaactttatttatttaaagctgacatttaaatttatttgCATCCACAAGTGTTGCAGTGACAAACCAACATTTAttactttaatgtttaaaaatggcACACATGACGGGAGCAAAGAGGTCAGGGGCGGTCAAAGGTCAAACTCGGTTAATTTCACCCTCATCAGCGGTTTTCAGACACCTGAAATGCGTTGCGAACTCTCTGCGCAGGAAGCTGTGGCCGCACAGGAAGCTGAAGACGCAGCTGGCTCGGTTGTGTCGGGCGCTTACTCGCTCCGACTGCAGCTGGAGGCGGAGCTTCAGCGGCCGGTCCGCCGTCACCTCCCCCAGGGTCGCCTTGGTCTGAAACGGAGCCGCGCGGAACGCGAACGTCTGCGTCCCCTCGTCAATGAACATCCCGTCGGCTGGGTTTAACTCACTGATCTGCAGAGAAACAATCCATCACGAAACTGATTCACTCTAGTCTCACAAAGGTTGTACCCTTCTTTGGTATAGAGTAAAAACAGCTACAATGTGCTGGCCAAATCCACCAGACATCTTGTCAGAACGATGTGACTGACCTTGTGCCCCCGGACCTCCTTGTCTGCGTAGCCCAGCAGTGTGGCTGCTGCTTCATCAGAGAACCACTCCTCTTCATTGACCTCCAGGTCGGACGTGTCGACACCACGAGGTTCGCTGGGAGCTCGAGTCGTGTCGTATTGATGAATCCGCCGGTCGCTGTAGTGGTAGCTGTCGGGGAtctaacaggaaaaaaataaatggttattttaaagCTGTGATAAAAAACTTCAGGCTTTAATGTAGTTGAGCTTGGTTTTATCTGAAAGGAGTGCTTCCTAGCTGCTGTACTTGGACTGGATGGACTCTAGTTTTGAGGCCTTGAGCCATTTTGGTTTAAGGATGTCGCCATATTGTTTATAAAATTATGCTACGTTTAGCTAACGCTGGTGCTACCGAACTGGCTTGATTCGCAAGGGAGAATCTAAAAGAACAGCCGAAAACACACAGTTCACTGTGGTAGTGATGTGTCAATCATAAGTTATCCTCGCCCTAAATCCTCCTTTGCTTTCtggtctattttactctaaatgggaccatcatttactatATGAATTTTCTGACGGCCCTTGAATGGATCATGGCttacaaaagtttctgttataaaaagtgaccaaaacaaagcttgaaatagtgatatttctgtcagaatcactttattctacatatgtcatttaaaatgtgtctaaaacTAATTCATCTTctctaaccagatcctgttaaaaacattaaattctgctcctcagtgacactgtgaagccatgattgattctgttgagagagaccaacggtcacatgaaaatattcactgaaaatctgtttacacagatcagagaggagaggacaggagaggctggaaacatgacaatactttaatatgtacaatatgtggagacacaatttatTTCCGCAATATTTTTGACACTTGTGGCCACTTGGAAAGTGTTTTGTTGaatccttttttaaatgatttctgtccctctaactgtgttattctgcacaaagacatgtttgagtcaTTCCCACTTCCAgctatgattgtgctgattccacagagctgcaggacttatagatttatatagattttatattttgcagtgaaatacaaggacacagagaagaaAATCTAAAAATGTGCTGAAACTGCTCGTTGTggctcagagggttaacattaCCTTGAAGGAGTGCAGAGTCTGGACAGGGATGGGCTCCAGGCTGCCGTAGACAAAGTCGTCCTCCCTCGGCGTGCAGGCTTTGATCTTTCCGAAGGTGATCAGCATGCGGCCGTGATGCACCATGTACATGTTGTACTCCTGCGGGGTGAGCTCCTGCCCCAGGCGCTCCAGCACGCCCTCCTGCCAGGGAGCCTGACCCGTCTTGTTGGTGTCTGCTGCCGGTTCGTCTTTCTTCGGCTTGTTCTCCTTCACCGGCTCAGCGGGCTTCTCTTGGGGTTTGTTGAGGTTCGCCTCAGCGACCGCACAGGCGCCTCTCTCCATGCTGAACATCATCTCAAACAGGTTGTACTTCTCAATGTTGATCTTTTGATTACTCGGAGGAGGTTCTTCTTCTTCAACAATGTTTTCTGCAGGAGCAAACGTGTTCGGACCTACAGGTGGAAAGAAGAGACAAGAATGCTTTGTGCGCTTAAAATTTTTTAcaatttgttttgcttttagaGGCTGTAGTGAGCTCAGTTTAAGGCTATAGAAAAGATGTACCAATGTCACGATATCTTGTCAGGAAGAAGGTAAAATAAAGTGCCAAAGTTAAGCTATTTTAGTGAGCATACAGGGTTTTTCAAACCCTCTGACCTCAGGATatcaagtctcctctttacagacatgcccactttatgctgattacATGCAGtatttctcctgcagtaaaatgtgttgtttcgtcctactgtatgtgaatatttgtgcatcctggggtccctaaacagtctgtgagctgcataaatcgggtctgactggaaagctgagactcttgtggattcaatgagcccagttttcttcatgtgtgatgatgttagtgagtgaaacttgagctcagtgtataaaatgagctgctgagacCTCTAGGATaaccacagcctcatgaaactttacaaccacaaactagagacctagagcattcagaggatggatggttTTACAcactatattgacaataaggggctttctcagcaggcaacacaGCACAAGTGCTCACCATACAATCGAAcaaaatatgcagaaatatacaaaatgtcaaaggtttgtgaaaccaaatcacagcatagaCTTTTctaaaggtcttggtgtcttatgTGGAattctggagggatttttgactattttcttttataaattcaaatttagcactgaatatgtgtaacaaatggtatctaCCCAAAAACAgttgcaacaacttatgggacagaGTTGAGCTTGAAATGGACTTTAGAGAgccaaacattaatgttctgaaccctttTATACCCTAATACGTTTATTATTAAGTCACTGTATGACATCTCAGATTAATCTTGAGGTTTCAGCTTCCTGATGATGAACACTGACGTCtcctgttgacctgctgtctccccctaaagaccCACAACCCCTAAACACTAAGGGGTTAAAGTAAAGATGATATACCTTTATCTTCCTCTGTGACACCATTTGAAAACCCTCCCACTGCTGtctcctctttcttctcctcctttatctcttcttcttcctcttcttcctgctCTTCCATCAGTTCTGGGAACAGAGGTTTCATCTTCAGCCGGTCATAAAGCTCTTTCTGATCCACCAGGGTCATGGCGAGGTCCAGAGGCTCCTCCTGCCCGTAACTCTCCTCCTGCACCTTCTCCAACAGAGCTATCTCACCGTGTGGGTACGTTTCATCCGTTGGCCACCGGAGCCATTCCATGGAGCAGCACACCACGCTGGCCGGGCACACGTGGAGGTGGGCGGCCTGCGAGGAGCGGGGCAGCTGCAGCGGGCAGCCGTAGCCGGCGTTGAGGCAGGGCACCCTGACGTTGGGGCAGAGCAACAGGTGATCCTCCTCTTTGCACAGGTGATAGACGGCTCCACAGAGCAGGCGGCAGGAGGTGAGAGCGCAGCACACTGAGACCTCCACCCGAGCCCTGCAGCGCCGGCTGTAGCACGAGTCACAGTGGACGTGCTGCCGACCCCTGGAGGCTCCAACACGCTGACTCTGATGGAGGAACCAACATGGTGTCACAGGAAtgcgtgaaatagccacggattcgcttaactcaaaatccgtggaatgaCCATGTTTtgtgttctgaccgccgggactttaaaagtcacgtgacttggaacaaaccaataggaaaaaatattaacttgcttgatttgatgcatccaattttcatttattttatgaagggttttttttttttttaatgagcacactcggcatcctgtgtttatttatgtattgctaTTGTTAGTATACAATAGCACATACTTTTGCCTCCCTTTGcactattataatactatgtattttattttattgtattgtatttatttctctttttgttttgagggttgtcttttttgtggttctttgttcgaatgtaccctttaaaaaacaaaaatgtggaaaacagctgtgaaATAACTTATGTCTTGAACTGATGCgtatgaatgctaatttccaatgaaaaatattaataaaaaaagtatttctgctTGATA
Coding sequences within it:
- the LOC131986099 gene encoding F-box only protein 40-like; its protein translation is MSFRIRKPLIQFPVDMSQRVGASRGRQHVHCDSCYSRRCRARVEVSVCCALTSCRLLCGAVYHLCKEEDHLLLCPNVRVPCLNAGYGCPLQLPRSSQAAHLHVCPASVVCCSMEWLRWPTDETYPHGEIALLEKVQEESYGQEEPLDLAMTLVDQKELYDRLKMKPLFPELMEEQEEEEEEEIKEEKKEETAVGGFSNGVTEEDKGPNTFAPAENIVEEEEPPPSNQKINIEKYNLFEMMFSMERGACAVAEANLNKPQEKPAEPVKENKPKKDEPAADTNKTGQAPWQEGVLERLGQELTPQEYNMYMVHHGRMLITFGKIKACTPREDDFVYGSLEPIPVQTLHSFKIPDSYHYSDRRIHQYDTTRAPSEPRGVDTSDLEVNEEEWFSDEAAATLLGYADKEVRGHKISELNPADGMFIDEGTQTFAFRAAPFQTKATLGEVTADRPLKLRLQLQSERVSARHNRASCVFSFLCGHSFLRREFATHFRNVHSDIQTGLSGWFEERCPLSYLGCTYSRRRFQPSTHKATVYYNKQLRIFNLRPTLEVSQPPRHSDSPFSSSSSAQRKRGGRGKGGEDPLSSLPYEVLCHMASFLDSLSLSQLALVSRLMRQVCSSLLQERGMVSLRWERSSKEHGGAKWTAKPVWEFSPLFSSVDSWHMGDVSQLSAHLKVCPFYKTSPHSERVRLPSMGDKQEGGQERLSLVKHFRGKRLRE